The following is a genomic window from Solanum stenotomum isolate F172 chromosome 4, ASM1918654v1, whole genome shotgun sequence.
AAAAATCTACTCAAATCTCCTCAAGAACAACCCTAAAACTCAAAACCCTCgcctcaagaactcctcaaaaCCTCATTTACAAGGAATGAAGAACGAAACCTCaagaaattcatcaagaacCTCAATACACGGATTTTCATGGATAAAATTTGataaagaaactcatgattggtgtgAGGGTAAATgaacccatcactatgaaagcttacatattTCGTAAGAATTAAATCCTTGGCAAAATTTCTCGAAGATCGCAAGAATCTTGAACAAACGCTTGAACTTCTcattttttctcctcttctcattttttctcctcttaaacttctctctaaaaccctaagcgtgtttaggattgtgaaaactgatctcaatcagtttagacccctatttGGGTAAAAAAAACGTTTAAGGCTAacggggtaaggaaaagaccaaatatCCATTCTTAATTCGGATGAATTTCCTTAATTGAGCGGGCTAAACTCAAACGAGAATATCTtcctcatacgaacttggaatttagcaaactcggtggtgttggaaagaggaatcagagatatttcatttgacATCTCATGAGCCACCTAACTCATattgtactgaaagttatgatcgtttaaagttgacccaaaactcacaattgaAGACTAACTTGCACAAATCTCAAATTAGctctttccaatttagttctttctaaatttagctctttctaagattgaggtgttacaatagcTTAGTGAATCTACTTAGTTGTGGTGTTCTATACCCCAGCAAGGTATATGGaagttctagcagcgtgggtaagacgttgtatcatcacgttgctcatagtgatggttgtcgattagaaaatttcccaaataagagtaaagagtttattattgtatttttatacatattgagttgatatctattgttttaaaagctttatatattgcatctcttattgttgctttcacatttgagttgagatgaggtgagtatgtcttCCAGAGTATTAGTTCAGTTGCTTATATTTCAGTttttcccttacatgctcgtacattcaatgtactgatgtcattcgacccgTATCTTATctatgatgcaaatacaggtgTTTAGGGTCATCAATAGGTGCTCCATTGATCCCATTGCATTCCagctagctttggtgagcctccttgctttccggagggctTCACCTTATTGTTTTGTTCTTGTTAGATTGTCGGGATCTTGTCTCGACATCTATCGTAttattagaggtttcatagacagtAGTAGTTGATGAGTCTTTCCATGTTCTCCCTTGTCGATGTTCCTTTGAGATTTTGAGATAAATACTTGtgtttatttaagtattttcaAACATTTAATGAGTTAAACTATTTTGAGACTATACGAGTTAAGTTTGGTATTTGGAGTCTCCATTTtacttgagtaagtcttccgctaagtaatCAGTCCGGCCAAGAATTCACTTGGGGACTAGCGATGAttcttgagtgtcggccacaTCTAGGATGTAGGCTCGGAGTGTGACATATACTAATGAAGTATAGTCATAAATCTCCATTTGAACACGATCTAACAATGTATATCacttaaattctttaaaaaCCATCACCATCATTGTTGCTGGCTTTACACTTTCATAACGTTGCCTCTTAGCCACATGCAAATTCTTCCTTGATTCCTTGAAAAGTATTATTGAAAGGGAAGTAACGCGTCATTTGATTTGCTGGACAAATTTATCTTAAAAGTATAAtcttagaatcataattttgggattaacttatttcatctttcaaataagataaaataacatcaaatattaagtatatatttattctGAAATTAGTTATACTTTCAACCGAATAAGTTATAAATTTGatcttaattttaattatgaaatattcTATCCTATTCGAAGATTCAAACAACACCTAATCTATGTGGATGGCACGTGGAAACATTTGCATGGCGCGTGGATGCTGAGTTGGCATACCACCTAGACAAGTATGTTCCATATCCTTTCACTAGAGATATTGTGAAAAATGTCGACATTAATTCCTTTTTGAACGGATTAATAATctacttatttattaatttaatttattataatttatttaatttaatttattcaaaatttgggataatatataatttaaattgacctataaaatatttaagcaaaatatttttataagttcttttttttatttaatatattatatagtagacataacaaaagaaaaaataatgattaggtatttaaacaaattataaaaaataaagaaattaaaacaaagattTGAGTGGATTGAACTATTATCCAActtctttttgtgtttttttaggACTAGTTCTTACTTCTTAACTCCTTATTCCTACCTAAAACTTCCTTATGTTTGAATTAGACAACAATAAGTTTGACCAAAAATGTTGTGTCTATTCTAAATTAGTCTCCACCAAAAAACTTCAATGAATTTATCAATGCAGCCGGAGCATAATTATAATCTCTGTCATCATCTCCTTCTAAGTTAGCTGTAGGAGCTTAGTCATAATCTCGATCATCATCATCTCCTTCCAAGGATGCTGTAGGAGCATAGTCATAATCTCCATCATCATCACCATCTCTCTTTAAACATGCTGCAGGAGCATAGTCATAATCGCCATCATCATCTCCATCTAAACACAACCTTCTCTTCTCGAATCCCAAAATCTTGAAAATCCCAGACGACATTctatttcttagaaaaatattgaattatgagCTAGATATTGGATGTACTAGTACCTCTAGCTTTTGAAAAGATGTGAAGATTTATGGTATTTGTGTTTGTGTATTATTTTGGTGAAGAAACCATTTGCTTATATAAAGGAAAGAGACAACTATTAGACTTGCTTGGACACGTTAGGAAGTGTGTTATGTTACCTCAAGAATGTGCACAACCATATGCTTGGCCGAGTGATGACTTTACATGTCATTGTATATGTGATGACTAAAATAAGTGCTAAAATGGTTACATATTCTCTAATTTTATTTCTCTCTTAAGTTTTTGAGGGGACGTGGTTTGCATGGCACGTGGAAgtgtgttttatttttatgtggaTGCTTAGTTGGCATTCCACATATGTACGATTATCATAGACAGATTCAGGATTTAAAAATAACAACGACAATCATCAAAGGCAAATGCACATTAGTTAAAACAATATCACATAACACTGTCTAGTCTAAATGTTTTATTAAATATCTACATATTTGTACTAAAAACATGCGCACACTCAAGGCCTAGTGGGCATGATTGCCTTATATTTAACTAACTATATATCATTCAACTTGATTTTCGTAAATGATAGTgtcacataaaaaatattaacgaagaataatgttttttttaaaacaattgaaagttttaaatgacagaatatgaaagaaaatattattatttcactattttttttttcaaatcttatCTAGCATACACGTTGATGAGATTAAACTTTAGAACTCTTACCATTTATTTATGgttcattgattttttaatttttttttcttaccataTATTTTCTGCTATGATATTTAAATTTAGTGACCGAACCAAAGTTATTCACAAATCAATGCTCAATTTATGCAAAATTGAACTCAAAATAGCTCAAATTTCTGCTTTTGATGCCTCTAATCGACACCCCGAATCGAAACAAAAAGCAGAAAATCAGCTTAATTTCCGTCAAATTCATTCGAACTTGACAATCCCTATCATATCAGCCGAACTCATTACTGAAATCCTCTCGATGGATCAAGTAAAATCTTGGATAATGAAGTTTACTATCAGGTATCCAAATGTTCGAAATTTGTGTCCACCTTTTTCATGTCAAATAAAGGTGAACTATTGGCGGTGTTTAGTTTAACCCTCGTGATATACAATTCAGAATGAGTCATTCAGCTATCCAAATGTTATTTACTATAATGACTCTACGGGAAATAACTTCTTTATCCCACAAAGATAGGGATAAGATTTACATACATCATATTCTCTCCGGACTCCACTTATGGGATTATATCGAttatattgttaattgttgtagttgttgtgaTTGGCATGAATATTGCTTGTGACTTTTCTTAACTTTAattcttttgatatttatttataataaagaCACATATATACCACTTGAAGTTTGACTGCGTCTAGACATTAGGTAAGTTAACTATATATggtatatttgtttttgttgattGCTTAAGTTGAACGATTTAAGTGCTTTTGTCATGTCCCAGATGTAGATGTAGactgattttttaaatttatttagcTTCATATGTTTAATTTGTTCCTAAACCTTTGCACTGTCATAATTAATCTGATTTCATATGATGTGTGctaaatttttcattaaaaaaaagccTTGACTGGTTTTTTGATACAATAAACTAATAGAGCAATGCATGCTATTGcttaatatacaaaaagaaaaaactatttttttatattttcctcATTATTATAATATGATGTCACCAATTAGTATGAAAAAATACATGTTATACGATAACATCACCAGCAGCAGCAGGAGCATAATCATAGTCTCTACCAACATCATTGTCGTCTCCTTCCAAGGATGTTGTAGGTGCATAGTCATAGTGTCCATCATAATTGCCGACACCTATTTCTAAGTATGTTGCTGGAGCATAGTCATAATCGTCatcgtcatcatcatcatctccaTATGAACACGACTTATATTCCTTggattttccaaaaataatgcCACATCCATGTCGGATTCTCAAAAAATACACTGCTTTTGAAGATTTCAACACACCCCTATTAACATTTCTGAAGAATCTGAGCAACATAAAACACGACTTTCGCTTATAGGATCCAATAATCTTAAAAATGCTAgacattatatatgtatctTCTTAGACaatagaaatattaaatatgatatTGGATATTATATGATCTCTTTTGAcaagatatgaaaaaaaaaatcatcatattaTGCTTATATAAAGGAAATTGGCAAAGTGTGGACACGTTAGGAAGTGTGTTATGTTGGTTGAGGAATGTGAAAAGCCATAACCTTGGCTGCCACATTGTAAATTCACTTTACACCTCAtgtaataatatatgataatttgTGGAAATGGAGAATGCCACTCTCAATCCCCGTTTCACCGGCTCTACGAAGTCAGAATCAAATTTATCTATggactttttaaaattaattcaatcataaataacAATTCATACATGTGTCACTCCGTCAAAGATTCAAGTATAACTGATAACGAGagtttatttaaattatttgtgattgtacaaaaatatatgtaattcttttttgataaattatatcttgattttctaaaatagcaattatttttaataaacatgataattaaaatagattGAAAGTAGTACTCCcttcgtctcaatttatgtgacatttttcgaatttcgagattcaaacaagtctatatttgaccgtaaatttttcatatatcttttaattattttgaattgtcaattattaagacttatagtactttttacgtatttacaaatatataaatttcatttcaaaaaaattaaagattccCACGAGCAAATTtccggtcaaacttaaattgtttgcctctcgaaaaataaaaaagtgtcacataaattgggataaaagaagtacaaaaatacacttaaaattTTGTATGATAATCAATATGGACATCAGACACCAAGCagaaattaaaaacataaaatatggGCATTCCAAccctacattttattttactctccaaatatagagttctctattttttcaaacaACCAACTCCaatccaattctctattttactctctataaaagaattttttttctctctcctcaatattatattattatttctatttcattcttattttcttatttcatagtataaatcctttatttctttttcccaataattactttatataattttcatgtgatagaaaattttattttttttatttaatataaaattatattttattctaaattttaaataacataaattgcaagaaaatattatataatatacaaattaatggacaaactcaaataaaagtgaaatacaattacataaactctcaattttcaaaattattacgcTGCTCCCATAAAttctctattaatgcattacggagtttaaaatgagcatttttgtccttaatttttttatgtctagctagAAGTTATTTAAATCggagattttcatctaccaccATTTATGGAGTTGGAGTTGGAGCCTCTAcgacatcttgaattggtgcattaaGATCACGTTGATTctcaattatcatgttgtgcagtataatgcatgtagtcattatatcatgtagcGCTTTCTTTCTCCAAACACATGACGATCCTGCAAAAATTGCAAAACGTGATTGTAAAACTCCGAATACACGTTCAACATCTTTTCGGCATGATTCTTGTTTCATCacgaattaattattatgttatgtattgtattttatcttgcatttaaattattatgttatgtattgtattgttatcttgtattttaattatcatattatgtgttgtatttttaaattaaatttttcatcttatcattttaattttgtgtattctttatagtgaaaattaataataaaatcaaattatattatcgacgaaaatttaaaaaaattaaaatattattaattcaagatgaaagtagtatatattaaataatatattttttaaaatattatattaaatttaaaagaagtatgaatagtagatatttaattaatgacattataggtaaaataatatgttaattagaaagtaatagaaataatcataaaatatttataaagtgAAATAGAAAGTGTGAATAGTAATTctccaaatttgaaaaattactattcacctctctaaaTATGAAGAATAGAGGTGATAAAAAGTTCGATTGGAGTGCTCATTCTATTATTTACTCTTCAAatataaagatataaaaaatagagagtaaaatagaggtgaATTGGAGATGATCTCTGAGAAAATCCCCACCAATACTTTCTATGGCCAATATTAATGACACGAAAACCGAAACACAtccttttaaaacaaaaaatacagaacgtactaaaaaaaattaaaaaaatgtccaCCTCACAACTTTCCGACCTTATTTTCCGGCCATCACTTCACCGGCGACCCATTTCCCGGCAATGCCACCCTACTTCAGTTTTCCTCActccccccaaaaaaaacaaaacaaaaactataaaatctcaaaaaaaattcaaaatttatcaaaGTTTAGTTGATAAACAGAGTCCAGTAAAAAACCCAACAGTTGATATGAATAAATTAGTGGAATTTTTATATGAAGATTGGCCTCATTTATTTGATGATCAAGGAATTAATCGTACGGCTTATGATGATTATGTGAAATTTAGAGACCCAATTACTAAACATGATTCAATTGATGGCTATTTGTTTAATATTGCCATGTTGAAACAATTGTTTaggcctaattttcaacttCATTGGGCTAAACAGGTTAGCATTTACTCgtttcgtttcaatttatttgacttactttttatttttaatttgttttgacAACTGACGTGTTTAAGGCTACCagatttactttcttaaacttcatgtcaagtcaaaaccagacgAATAAATTGGAATGTAGGAAGTATATGTGTATTGGTTATGAGTTTAACTTCATAAAATTGTATGTTTGCAGTTCATATGGGCTTGTTTTTAATTGCCCTTTAGAAATCGAACTTATATCTATTAAAAGTCATGTACGAATATAACTTATGGATATTATCATACAGAAAATAAACTTATATCTGACGAAAAAGTTGTTTGTTATGAGGGCATATATTAAAAACCATAACAAATTAGGGAGAGAAAGTGCAAATGGTTGGTTACTCTATCAGTTCATTAGTATCTTGGAAAATTGGTTACGAGTTTAACTTGTATACGCTGACAATGCATAAGATTCTTTCTATGTGCTCAAATAACTATAAGTAATCGTCCATAAAAAGTAGTAAGGTAGTGTGCAAAATTTACTCTAATAGCTTAGATAACTACAAGTAACCGTTCATAAAAAGTGGTATTAGTATCTTGGAATATGGATTATGAGTTTAACTTCTATATACGGATAgtgtatgaaatttgtttagGCGGCTCAAATAACTACAGGTAACCGAACATTAAAAGTGGTACTAGTATATTGGAAAATTGGTTAGTGGATGTTGAACCTCTTTTGACTTCatcgtgtgtttacttcttcatattttgaaccttTTGGTGAAAATTCGGGTTCCGACACTGCTAAGGAGTGTAATGCGTTGATTATGAACGTGAACTTTTTTGAGTGATTGAGTTTGTTGTAGACAGGGCCTTATGAAATAACTACAAGATGGACTATGGTGATGAAGTTCGTTCTTCTTCCATGGAAACCTGAATTAGTCTTCACGGGGACATCCATTATGGGGGTCAATCCAAAAACAAACAAGTTTAACAGCCACGTGGTTTGATTCCTCGCTCTTCCTTGTtgcaaattttaaataattggaTCACCTTGTGGATTAGTTACCGACTCTTGTTGAAATCTGTAGGACTATTGGGATTCGATTCAGAATAATGATTATTTTTCTCTAGAAGGTTTGGTCGAAGTCATAAAACAGGTGTGCTATCAAATTGGTTTAGTTTATGCTTTCAAGCTGTATATATTGCTctgactctccaaaaatgtttgTGTGCCCATATTAGATCCTCCAAGAAGTGCACTACTTTGGAGGATCTGACATGCACCCTTCGCCATTTTTGAGGAGTCAGAGCAACATAGCTGTCCGGACgttgtttgaatttgagttgCAATTATCGAGCAGTTAAGAATTTACAAGACCCCCGACTTGGAAACACCCAGCTATCAGATACTAAGAAGAACATCAGCTTATGAGGTTCGTAGTATTTATCTTATAGTATCGTACTTCAAGCTAAGAACTGTTTCTTTACTTGTATCTTTGAATGGTTTCTGCTACTTTTAGCTATGTTGctcagatcctccaaaaaacTAGCTGAATGATTGCATTAGAGTTTTAAGATTATGtatatttgaaattctaaattcttaagttttgagttcactGTAGTTGGTGCTTGCGTCGTGCTGTGCATAGCATTGTTGTTCAGTTTAGGGGTGAATGATGAATCCCAACTAATGTTCTAAACTTTACGTTGTGAAATGCTCGTAATTATCATTTGTGTAATACAGGTAAGGAAGTATGATCCTTTCATAGTTGTAGAAACAGAAGGCGACAATCTCGCAGGAAATAGAGGTTTCAATGATGTTGCCGGGTGAGATAAAACGACTcctatttcttcttttcttttggtatCTTTTATGGTGTTTTGTGTTTCAGATTCTGAAGATCGTTGACTCCTCTAAATATAGGTACATATTTGGAAAGAATGCTACAACGGAGAAGATACCGATGACTACTCCTGTCTTCACTCAGGCATTTGATGCTGAAAACTCTAAAGTGTCGATCCAAATAGTCCTTCCATCGGATAAATCTTTGAGCAGGTAACATGTTTTCTTAGTTAAAATAAGTGAAAACATAAACATCTCACACTGGAGTGGAAGTAGTGAGTAATCTTTGTCCTAACGTAGAATATGCATGTGTAAGCACAGAGGCGGATCTAGACTTTTAACTCTTATCAGTTCAACTTTAAGATTCTTAGCATTGATCTCACTGTACTTTTGAGAATTCGAGTTGATATTTCGATTTTTGTTGAAACTTAGTGGTTTTTCATATATATGTTATAAGCCTCGTCCACGTCTGCTATAAAGATTtgaactttacttcttttctttgtCAAATAGAACAACTACGaaattaaagttttattttGAATAGCTTACCAGCTCCAAGTAAAGAAGGTATTAGCTTAAGGAAAACGGAAGGAGGCATCGCTGCTGCAATAAAGTTTAGTGGCAAACCAACAGATGATGTTGTTCGAGAAAAGGAGAAACAACTCCGATCTAGTCTTATAAGAGATGGTCTCAAGCCTCGATCTGGTTGTATGCTTGCTCGCTACAATGATCCTGGTCGCACGTGGAAATTTATAATGGTATGTTCTATGTTCTGGATGAttgtttgtttcatttcatcCCTGATTAGGTTCCTCTTTTGCTTTATTTAGTTCTTTGTACTTCCGGTTCCTATTATCAGTCCCTTAGATACGAACTATGACCCTCGCGAGCTCTTTAGAATGTTATTAGAGAATTTGGACATGATGTTTCTATCTGAATTTAAGATGCATAAACATGAACATGCCCTGTAATCATCCGGGAGATTAGAGCTACATTGACTTCCGATGGTTCTCAAATTGGCtgaaatatgatcttagctaGTAATAGGCCAAGTTATCTAGAGAACCCCTAAATTTAAATCATAACCATATTCTGATGTTCCCAACTAGTTTGAGATTGAGACGGTGATTGATCGACTTAAGATTCGTATGACATTATATTATGTTTGGGACATTATCTATTGCTGGTATTCTCATTTGATGAAAGGTTTGAAATTTAATCGGAGCTGGCTGATCTATAGCCTAACTTACGGGTTCACAGGGACCAAGAAATTCAATAAATGTTTGACTTTTACctagttattattgtatatcAACTTGAGGTCAATGTAGGAACCCATAAACTTCATTTTGTCACtttttaaagtcattttttatctgaatatttttattttttttggacttGTAGAGGAATGAAGTTCTTATATGGCTTGAAGACTTCAAGCTGGATTGAATCTTGGCTATTTTTGTGGTGTTCATATATTGGTTCCCATTCTCAAAATTGTTGAGAGTTTGATGAGTGAAAGACAGGACATTCACAAGTTTGGTAATGTGTCGTTGTACCGAGagtctattggaaacaacaTCTCTACCCCACAATGGTAGAtgtatggtctatgtatgtctTATCCTCCCCAGACTGCAGTTGTGAGATTATACGGGGTATGTTGTTGAAAATGTGGTTTGTACATAGCAATGATAATGCTTGTGTTGAACTCAATTAACACTAAATAGATTTATATTGTTCATTGCACCAAATTAtgttacttttttattttatttagtggTGTATGGGTCAATTTGCGTGTAGCTTGGCTATTCCACCAGATATATGTTACCTCCCACCCGTACATGTGTGTTTCAATTGCTAACTTAATCAAAAGGATAACTCTAACATGTTATAATAGGTTAAACTACTAAGATCATGtgaaatctttaaattttcCAATTATcaatgtatataatttaaatgtgtCATGTTATAGTGacatattttccttttctttaaagTGAATATTGAAACACATAGGTAATTACCTTGAATGACTTTTTTAATTCAAAGTTTTGTGGGTTTAGTGAAATCCTTTATTTTCTAACTCCTTTTTTTGATATAtgtacaaaaaattaattaattgtatttattttaaatctacTGACTCTAGATTATAGATTCGCGTTGTCAAAATACAAAAAGGCCTTACATAAGGTAGTATTATCCATTTAAATTAATGGCATTCCatgtttttctaaatttttattttttaatctaacCGTTAAACTCTCACAACCCCATATTTGTAACAAAAATTATTCAATGGATTAACACAATTTTACAACTTATTGTTTGCCTTGGTGTTATGGTGTAAACTCTCCCTCTCTTTTGCTTCTCTAGAGGGGATTGAAGCGATTTAGGGTGTGATATATTCTTTGTCCGAAAACTCTTCGGGTTTCTTGTCAACCATTTAGAGGTTAGTTTTTTCTCTTggattttttattgtattttggtGTTTCTGAATTTTAATGTAATGTTTAAATATCCATGAATTTTGTATTGTTAATCATACATAATGGTGATTGGATTTTCCTTAATTGGCATTAATACAAATTATTTCCAACATTTCTTAAATAGTGTATTTTCTTATCAAACCTgatttgatatgttttacttgagccgagggtctatcgtAAATATCCTCTCTACCCAACAAAAGGTCAGGTTAAGGTCTGCATATAGACTACCCTTTCCAAATCCCACTTATGGAATTACACTAGATATGTTATTGTTTGGCATTGATACAAGCTATGCacctcctttttttttcattctaatgctctaaatcaagaaataacaagATTATGATGGATTTGATCTCCTTTAATCAGAATTTGGAATAAGatttatattgtatttcaaACTATTTGTGTAAAATCAAAGTAAATTTCAATGAAACACATCTCAACTATCACTTTTTCCCGTACATAGAGA
Proteins encoded in this region:
- the LOC125863059 gene encoding uncharacterized protein LOC125863059, whose amino-acid sequence is MSTSQLSDLIFRPSLHRRPISRQCHPTSVFLTPPKKNKTKTIKSQKKFKIYQSLVDKQSPVKNPTVDMNKLVEFLYEDWPHLFDDQGINRTAYDDYVKFRDPITKHDSIDGYLFNIAMLKQLFRPNFQLHWAKQTGPYEITTRWTMVMKFVLLPWKPELVFTGTSIMGVNPKTNKFNSHVDYWDSIQNNDYFSLEGLVEVIKQLRIYKTPDLETPSYQILRRTSAYEVRKYDPFIVVETEGDNLAGNRGFNDVAGYIFGKNATTEKIPMTTPVFTQAFDAENSKVSIQIVLPSDKSLSSLPAPSKEGISLRKTEGGIAAAIKFSGKPTDDVVREKEKQLRSSLIRDGLKPRSGCMLARYNDPGRTWKFIMRNEVLIWLEDFKLD